The region ACATCTCTCTTTCATGGTCGTACCCTACGGCCGAACATGCGGTTTCCGAAATGGCGGCAATGGCTCCTTCCCGGAGCGGTCGCCCTACCAGCTTATTGCGACCAAGCGCAGTTGCCTGACTCATCGCCTGTCGTCGCGCTTCTCCTGTGACATCAACTGGCCGATCGCAGTCGCGGAAAGCGCCTCGGCGGCGTACCCGAATGTGCCGGCAGACTTCACCTCCTCCGCAGCCCGTAGTAACGCTCCAAGTGCAGTCCGCGCAAATGATCCGCCGACACTCACCCGTCGCACTCCGGCCGCCGAGAGTTCGGCAACGAAATAACTTTGTCCGCGCAACCCCATGACGACGTTGACCGGCTTATCCACGCCGGCACAGACCGTTCGGATCGCTTCGATATCCGGCAAGCCTGGGCCGTAAAGCACATCCGCCCCAGCGGCCGAAAATGCCTGTAATCGTCGGATGGTATCGTCTAGATCAGGCCGTTCCCAAAGATAGTTCTCTGCTCGCGCTGTTAGGAGGAAAGGCCGGCCACGCGCCGCCTCGGCCGCAGCCTGAACGCGCTCGGTGGCATGGGACAGATCATAGATTGGCCTGGCGCGATCGCCGGTCGCGTCTTCGATCGATCCGCCCACAAGTCCGACCTCGTTCGCCAGGAGGATTGTCTTCGGCACAGGGTTCCGGCGCGGCACCGAAGCCATCTTCCAGGTCGGCTACAACAGGCAAATCGGTGGCTTGGACGATTTCGGCAGCGTTCTCCAAGATTTCGCCTCGTCCAAGACTTGCGAACGAGTCCAGCTTGCCTTTCGAAAAAGCGTACCCCGCGCTGGTCGTCGCAAGTGCTTCAAATCCGAGGCTCGACAGGAGACGTGCCGAACCAGCGTCCCACGGGTTGGGGATCACGAAAGCACTATCCCGCTGATGGAGCGCCTTTAGTAGCTTGTACTTCCCCTCTTGGTCCAGCATCGCTCCCCTCCCCAGTTGGTTGCGGCGAGCCTAGCAGGCGCGCACGGTATGTGAACACTGCTTAGGTCATACGATGCAGAGGATTCTTCCAGGGGCTGTTGCGCCATCCCCTTCCCGCCCCCACGCAGCCATCCCCATTAAAAAGATCGCATCCAGCCGCCTCAGAGCGCAACGCCATTGTTGATCGCCCAGGCACTGAAACGCTCTCTGGCGGCAGGCCTGCGCTCTATCGCCCCTCGCAATCGCCGACTTGCCTCGTCTTTGTCGCCTGCGAGCCATGCCGCGCTGACTGACAACAGAGACGGGCTATTCCGAAGGGCAGCAGCGAGATGCGATATGTCGCGATGAGTTTCGAGCCATGGGAAGCCGACGGACAGCATTTTTTCCACGAGATCAGCGGAGATCAAATCCAGGTTTGAGCCCGACTCAATCGCCCACCAATGATCCTCGCCATAGGCGAGGCTCCCTAGTCGTTCCCGAATTGTCGACTCGTATTCCTTGGGTTTTCCATGCATTTCGACCTTTCCTGCAAGAGCTGCAACCGCGGCCACGTAGACTCCAAGGTTGACGACAAACTTTCCATTTTTACCGGAATTCGAACTGCTCGCTTGGACGTTCACGATCAGCCAGTTCTCGCCATCGGCCCGGTGCCAATTGCGTCCCGTCTTTTTGAAGCCACGCACTTTCAGCAGGTCCGCGAATCCGAGCTTGATTACCTGATCGATACTACGCGCAATCTCGCCCATGTAATTCCTCTCCAGTACCTGTAGCCATTGCCCAGCATGTATCCGCAGTCACCGTGTCGCCAGGTGCAGTTCGCTATATAGATTGAAATGACGAGAAACGCTGGGGAGCTGCTTTCGACTCTCTGATCCGCTGAAAGTGTTCGCTCGAACAGAAGTTCGTTGTCCTTCTCGCCGACGTGTTTCCACCCAGCCGCTCGATAAAACCGTTCCGCTCTGGTGCTTCGATCAGTGGTCAGCCATGCGCATTCAAATCCCGCTGACTGGAGGCAGAAGCGGGCTTCTGCGAGAAGACGTGAGAAGCTTGCAGATGTTTCGAAATTTTGCGGATCGGTCGTTAGCGATCAAGCCTGTGCCGAATTATGGGTGATTGGCCCCAGTTAGGACAGGCTGGCTACCACGTATCGAGCAAACTACAAGCTGGCGACGTCAAGTCGACCAAGCGAAACAAGTGGTAGCTTCCATTTTGCTGCACATCCCTTCGTGCATAACCCTTTGGGATTCGAGCTTTGACCTGTACCCGGCGGTCGGCGCACGCAAACAGGGCAGCAGCAATAGCCTGCACTTTGGGACCACCTGCGAAGACGCTGATCACAGCCCGCTCCCCAACCTTCATCGCATATTCCTCGAAGGTTTTGAGATACACGTCGATCGAGAAGGACCCAATTCTCCGAACCTCCTCGTCACCCAGTCGGTACATTTCCGTGATCTTGGCAACCTGCTGGTTGAGAAGAGTGTCGAGGTATGTATGACGTTCGCTCTGCGGAACAAGAACCGCCACCCTTTCGGGGCTGAATTCGTCCACTAGGCCGTAGAACATGTCGGCGTCGCCGCCGATGCCCACGATAAGAAATTTCTCCTCTCCCATGCCCCCACTACCATTGAGCAGTGGCACTGTTTCGTATCGGTCAACAGCGCTCGAAAACTCCGCCAATCCAGACGGAGGTGCATAGGAGCCCTCCGCATATCCGAAATCCACCGCCGGAAATGCGCCGATGCTGCCAAATCCGAATGCCACCAACCACTGGATATAAACGCGCGGCATTGTAGAGCAATCGACAAACACCCGTCGCAGACTTCCATGGTAGGTTCCGATCTGCCGGGCGAGTTCGGTGAGGGTGTGTCCGAGCGTATTGATGTTCTTGAGGAATTCCGTCGACGGAGCCAGCTTTATCTCGGTAATTGCGACGTCCCATTCCCTCGCAAGGTCGACAAGCTTTTTACGGTTGCCTTCAATAGCTTGATCGCCTGTATCCGCGAGTTCAAAATCCAGAACCAAGATGCGCTTGATATTCAGCGCGACGTGGGATTCCAGCGCCAGAAATCGCGACTCCCACCCCAGCGCGAATATCGCGATGTCGGCTGTGATGTTTTCCAGCTCATCGCCGCCCTTCAGCAGTTTGTGACCGACCGCTATGTTGCCGCAGACGCTATACTGCTCGGTCATCATCGGTCTCGTACCTCAAACAGCGAACCTTGGCGCAGACCCACGTCATCTGCGGGCGGGAAGAGCTCATCGAGAACGCTGTCGGCCCATTCTTCCGCGGTCTGGCTCCGATTGAGCAACAGCTCGACGACCCTCCCAGCCGGCAGAACGTTCACCACATAGGGACCTCGATAGGAAAACTGGAAGTGTGGTGCGAACCGACGGTGAAGGCGTACGGTGATTTCGTTTGCTTCGGGATTGTGCTCGGCGGCCTCGAGCTTCCCTTTTTCAGAGACCTCTCGAATGAAGCCGTCCTTCTCCGCACGCCTCAGGATTTCATCAATCTTCGTTCCGATCGGGTCAAGACCCGCGGCCAGCGCGCGCATTTCCGCACGATTAATACGGAAGAGCCCGCGCTCGGTCGTAGTTGCCGCCTGTCGCTCAATGACATCTGTTTGTAGACGAGATGTCAGTCGGCCTAGAGCGCGAACCATCCTCACGCTCTCTTCTTCAAAGGGCTGGGAAAGCGACGCCAGACCCTGAAGCTTTTTCTCGGAGGCCGCGGTTACCGCGCTTCGCTGTTTCTCCAGGTTCACCGGATGGTCCGAATTGATGAATTCCAGGAGACGCTTGGGTGACGTGCCGGACACCTCCTCCGAATAAATTGCACCCATTATGTCGAGAAAATCGCGGATGCAGAGATCGCTGAGCTGGATGATCATCTGGTAGCCGACATATGGATATTCGTGGAGGCGAAGTATCCTGCAGGCCTCCAAGAAAGCCCACCCCTGCTTTCGCGCAATTACGCGTTTCAACAGCACCGTATCAACGCGACGCTCTGGCTTTGGCCGGACGTCTTCCGACAGCTGAGCGAGCGCCAGTCCTTCGACGTACAGTCCAGCCTTGGAGTTGAGCGGGAACTGCCCCCTCTCGGCTTTGGTGACATGCATTTCGAAGAAATGACGGGCGTCTTCGGCGATCCTGACCAGTCGTTGCCTGCCTTCCGACGATCCAGATTCGATCACCCGCTCGATGATCTGATTGACCGACATCTTTCCAAGGCGGTTCCTTAGCGAGAACGCGGTCAATGGATCGTTACGACGGAGTTCGTCTTTTAGGGGCTCGGGAAGCGCATAGAAGAGCCTGAGCGACGCGACGTTTTGGCAAAGGGTGGCGAACTCGCTGTCCGTAGCGGAGTCCAGGTTTTCGACATCCCGATCAGCGCTCGACAGCGACTGCCCCGGAATTACTGTCCTGATCGTGTCGTATATGCCGCCGATAAAGGCGAGGACCCATTTGACCTCGCCCCTTGTCTTCCGAACGATCGTGTTCAGGAACTGTTGTTGTAGTGGCGTCAATGCCTCGCAGTCGTCAATCATGATCTTAAACTGCAGGGGCTGGTCGGTTGCGAAAGCCGGGCCGGATATAAGTGGTGAAATCGCTTTCACGACCTTGTTGATCAAGGATCCCGGGTCGGTGGCGAAGAACATCTCGCGCGCCTTCTCGCTGCCGACGAAGAAGGCATTGAAGCAGTTGTCGATATAACGGGAGACCAACCTCCTAAGCTCGCCTAGCCCAAAGAAATCTTGACGGCCGCCGATCTCTAGGAAGTGCAGCACTTCGCGATGTATCGCCAACGCGGCGTCGCGATCCTCCGTCCCGGTGTAACCGAGGTTCCCCTCCTCTCTTAGTGCGGAGATTGTTTCCAGCAGCCGCTCGATGATTTTCAGTTCGAGATAGTGCGAGAAAATTACGAACTGCCGATTTTTGACCGCCTCGGGATCAAGCCTGATCGGACCGGGGATGAGAGTGAGCGCAGCGTTGTCTATTAGGGGTGAAAAGGTCTCGTTAAGCTGAAAGAACACCCCATACCACGGCAAAATGCCGACCTGCTTGGCGAGGTTGGCATCTTCCAGGATGTGGAAGGTGGACAACGACCGGAGGATGCTCGTCTTCCCGCTGCCTCGCGTGCCGGAGACAAATATCGGCTTTTTCGCCTTCGATATTTCGCGCGATTTCTGACTGAACCACAAAACCGGGCGGCTCTCGTACTCAATTCGATTAGGGCCGAATGGATTTTGCATTTTAATTGCCCTTCACCCGGATACGCCAACTTTTGTTCGGCCTGTTGAGGTCATCGATCTCGATCCAGTGCGACGCATGAAGCATAATGAGGGCGTCTTCTAGGGCCTCTCCCTGGAAGTCGAAACCAGCCAAATCCTGGACTTCGTTCCAGAAAAGCAAATCTCCGCTTCGCTCTTCCTTATACTGTTTCAGCCGGCGAAACAGTTCGTAGATTTTGCTGTCGATATTCGCGCGTGAGGGCGAAATTGTCGAAATAAAACAATGTGCGGCCTCAACCAGAGTGCCATCTTCAGACCTGGCACGATGGGGTATCAGCCGTATCCCCACGAGATCGTCATGTTCGCTTATGTAGAATACGATCTCGTTGAAGCCATCCTTGATCTCCGGGGCCGAAATGAGAACCAGTTTGCTGTCTGGAAGGCGAGGATCGCTGACGACTTCAACTGGATCCTGATGAATGTGCCCGTGAAGATAGACGATCGGCCGATTGAGACCGAGAATTTGGCTTCGAACAAAACCAGCGTTCAGCATTTCCCCGTAAGGCGAAATACGCGGTATCTTTTGCGGAAGCAGATTATGGTGTCCAACAAGCACGCCAAATGTGGCGTCACCCTCATCCAGCGTTCTTTGCACGGCGTCCAGCATCTGCGGCATTACATATGGTGTGTCGAGCTGACCGTAGTACTGCTCCACGAGCTTGGCAGGGGGGATGGTGGGAGCCGCCGAAGGGTCGACTTCCGCCCCTGGCAAACTGCCAAGGTCGAGTGCTGCCGTGTGCGTGTCGGCGGCCTGAAGTTTGTCGCGTAAAAACTCCGGCAGGTTATGCAATTCCCAACTCCCGACGGCGGTGTTCAGAAGGATCAGATTGAGCGAGCAGTCCTTGCCAGTCAGTTTGACCTGGACGGGTTGCTCGGAGGGGACCTTCTCCCAGTGATATTTTGCTGCCAGCTGGGCCATGGCGCGAAATTTCTCCAAGCGTCCCAGGTCCCGAGCGTCCGCTCGATTGACGTCATGATTTCCCGGGACAAATAGAAGCGGTGTCTCGATTTCTTTGCCATTGCGCCGACATAGCAACGTGAAATGTCGAAAAACCCCTTCGAGATACTCCGATCGCCCAGCCGTCGTGAAATCGCCGACGAAGACGACACCATGACAGCTTGGCCCTGTCGACAATTGGCCGATCTTTCGGAGAATTGCCGGGAACGATGAACGACGAAGACCGTCCGTAATTCCGGGGGCGAACTGGCGATCCTTTGCGTCGAGATTGCTTTGGTGGAGCCGCCAGTCCGGATAGTGGATGTCACCAATTTGAAGAATTCGAACTCGCCGCATCAAGCACCCCCCCATGATGCAACGATTACAACGACCCGTTGAGGTTTGCGAGACGTCACCGACGATTTTAACGAGATAAGTTGTACGCCGATGCCCGGAGATGCCACCGACGACGAGGCTTGCGCCGTCCTCCGTGACGCCGCGAAGGCGAAGAGGCCTCCTGATGCAAGGCCCCTAATCTGAACGCTGGGCCGCTTGGTAGCTGTCAGCGGTACACACCCGGAGCTTTGGCGCAGGCCTCCGGGTGACTCGATGAAAGCCTAAATGGGCTTAAACATGCTCTCAGCGGCATCCGACCGGAGGCGGGCCCAGAATTCCACCGCATATCTGTCGGTCATGCCCGCAACGAAATCGCATATGTGGCGAGCCTTCAGCGCTTCATCTTTACCAGCGTCCTGCACCTGCTTGCGCACGTCATCAGGCATAAGGAGATGTCCGTTCTCCTTCTGGAGCGCGTCGAAAATATCTTCGACAAGCTCTGTTCCGCGGTATTCACCGAGCTTCACGCGGTTTGAATAGATCGTCGAGAGGTACGTGTATTGTTTGAGAATCTCGACCTTGATCCGCGTTTCCTTGACGAGGCTAACCTTCGACAGCGCCGGGCACTCTTCATTGACCTTGAGTTCAACGTCGTTGATGAATTCTTTCACCAGTTCCGAGCTGAGTTCCATCCTCTTCCCGGCGTCCATATTTAGATCGCGAGATGCTCTCATTGCACCGATGAAGTTCGCCATATCGTCCTGCTTGCGAGCTTCGCCATCGTCCGACGTCTTCGGTTCTCCTGTCGCGAAAATATCGCTGAAAATCGCCACAAACGTTGCCTGCACCTTCGAAACCGTCACGGTCTCTCCGATATCGTCCTCAATCTGCTCGGTCACCACTTCCGCAACGCGCTTCAGCAAGTCGTCATCCGTTGCCAGGATCGACGCGGGCGTGAGGAAGCCCGCCTTTAGGCTGTCTTCCAAGTCATAGACCGAGTACGCGATGTCGTCTGCGATATCCATAATCGCGCATTCTACGGTCTTTAGCTTTTCGCCTTCCGGAAGCGATTTACCGCCTAATACCTTACGCTTAATCTCGGCGACAATCTTGGCCTCGGATGCGTAGTAACCCTTTTTGGGCTTCTTGGCGTCGGGACGTTTGACAGGAATTTCAGTGTCGTACTTCAAAATGGCGGCAAGCGTCCTGAAGCACAAATTCAGACCGGCCCTGAAGTCGCCCTCGACGGGCGCGTCGTACTTCGCCTTCTTTTCCAGCCTGCTCAATATCCGCAGTGTCTGAGCGTTCCCCTCGAAGCCGCCGTAAAGCCTCATTTTGCCGTCAAGCGCCCGCTCACCGTTGTGGCCGAACGGCGGGTGCCCAATGTCGTGCACGAGGCCAGCTGCTGCGCAAAGTCGGCTGTCGATTTTCTTGTCGCCGAGCGCCAATTTGAAAACATCGTTCAGGCGGTCGGCGATACCCTCCGCAATCTGCGCCACTTCAAGCGAATGGGTCAGACGATTGCGGAAGAAATCCGATTCATGTCCAGGGAAGACCTGCGTCTTTCCCTGCAACCTTCTAAAGCTCGCACTGTGAATTATCCGACCGAAGTCCCTAACAAAAGGAGGTCGCCAGCTCTCCGACTTATCGACCTCGCCATTTTGACGCTGCCGATCGTCGTCGGTGTACATCTCAGTGGTCACTATTAACGAGCCTGAGCCTGGAGCCGCGCCGCTTCCTGCGCAGCCTTCTTTGCTTCCTGCTCGCGCTTCAGTTCGAAGCCAAGGCGAACAGCTTCACGAACTCTGTCCTGGTTAACTTCTGCTGCCTTACGGGCTTCTAGTACTGCTGCATATGCCATGATCTTCCTCCTGGTGAAGCGCTATGTCCGGGTACAACGAGCATGCGCCTTATTGGTTTACGACGGGTTTCAAGTTCCCGCATTTAAAAGCCTACCGGGCCCACACGCGTGCCGGAACCCCGGCTTTGCGCAGAACATCTGCCAGATGGCTGGTTAAGCCGATTCTACGGTCAAGCGTAATACCCGTGTCTGGCGTAAGGCCGGCGGTCAGAGACCTCAGTTGCTCCAGCCCTCTCGATACGTCGAATTCGATCCAGACCGCTGCATTGCCCGGGACGATAGTGTCACCGTCGGAAACGCTCGCTCCGCTGTGCAGTTGGACAACCCAGACGTCTTCGCCATCGAAGACCCATTCGAACCTCGTCGCGCCAAGGACAAGGTGGAGCGTTTCGTGCAGCTCCCTTACCTTGCCAACGACGGTTTCTGGTACGCGTTCGGGATCAGCCAAACCTACCATCATCCGGTCGCCCGTCCCTTTCACGCCCTCGACCACAAGGCCGCCACTAGCGGTCTCGATCGCGGCACCCGACCACTGCGCGGCAACACCCTTTTGCGACAGCACCGATGATATGGCCGTGCCTTCCGGGTCTTCGGCTTGCAATAGGGCAAAAGGGTCTTGCCAGCCACGGGCAGTTGTAAACTTGCCTGGAACCTGCTCCGTTGGGCTGGTGCGGATCCAAACCTCTTCGACACCGGTCGACCGCCCAAACGAGAACGGAGCGATGCGCCGACCAATCACCGTTGTCCGCGGCACCGGAAAGCCGTTGATATCTGCGATCAACAGACCGTACGCTTTGTCGCCGATCATCCGGCTGAAATCGTTGGGCCACTCGGCTTTGATTGGGACCGGAGGGAAAAAGTCTTGGGAATGCTCCCAGAAAATGACGTTTTCCTTCTTCCAGCCACGCGGTCGCGGATGAAGACTAAATTCAAGCCTCCCTCGCCGGCTCTTCGTGAAGTCGACACTTACACCGTAAACCGTCTGAAACAAGCGAACCGCCCATTCCGTCGGAAGCCGGGCGAACCCGGGCTTCTCGACGCCTCGCGGGGTCATGTCGGGCCGGAATTCCACAAGCTCGCCCATGGCGACACCGGACACTCCCCCGTCGGAAACATCGATCGTTTCGTTGACGATCGTGTAAGCGCCCTCGCCGGCCATTCGCTGCACCGCGGCGACAGCAGCGTCAACCGTATCGACACCGTATATGAATTCGCGACTTTGCGCTTGGTGCGCACTGAAGCTGCGAACGTTCACGGTCCCTTCTGTACTTTCTCCGAAGAGCGCCGCTATCGCGTCGCGAACCGTTTCGAACCGGTAATTTGCCTGGTAGCCTGCTATCCTGGAGAACTGTTGCGCTGGTCCGTGCTCCTTGGGGGCGAAACTTACAAACTGCGCGACATTGAACGTTTGCGCCAGCCGATCCAACGTTTCGTCTTTTCTGAAAAACGCTCCGTCAGGTTGATGAGGTTTGCTTTGCGGACCGACCAACGTAACTTCCTTCACTCTACACGCCTCAGCGCAATTCCCTGCGCTCGTGCCGAGCATCCTATCTGCTAGTTTTGCGATGGCCAAATGACGTTCGCTCACAGCAGCACGATCTCCCCAGTTTTGCGGCTAACCTTCCGCATGAGAACAAATAGAGAACAAAGCCGCGGCTGTCAAGAATCTTGGGCGGCGCGGGTCGTTTGCCAAGGAAGTGATAACGACGGTTTGATCGAGAGCCGGCCCTCACCGAGCGCTGTGGATTGTCTCCACCAGACCTTGATAATCCGCCTCAACCCTCGCTACGCGGTCCGTGACCTCGGCCATGTCAGTTGACATCAGCTGTGCAAGTTCGACTTCGCTCATCACGGTCACCTTTTGGCTTCCGGTAAAGTGAGCGTTGTATCGAAAGGGATAGACGTTGCCGACTGCCCGGTCCAATGTCATCTCCGTCTCCAAGCAAGCAGCAAGCAAATTGACGACGATGGCGTAGGTACCCCCCAGTTGATCGGACGGCTTGTCCTGTATTGCCCAAAGGATCGGGTAGAGCCGTTCGCGAGCTGTGAAAATATCGCGTCTCAAGCGCCCGATAATCAATTTCGTCAGAGCCTGCTGGCTAAGCTCGTTCAACTCTTCCAAGCTCGCCAGTGTGACGTTGGTGTTGATAACGTGCCGCACTGCCCCAGCCTGAAAACCGCTCTCCGACATCAGGAACGCTCTGTCCGCACCCACGTCCTGAGCGATCTGGAACAGGGAGAGCACGTTCTCTTTTTCGACAGGGCGGTTCCAGAGCTTGCATTCGACGATCCAGCAGACCAAAACGCCGAACATTTCGATCCTGGCGACGACATCGACGACATGGCTTCCGCGGGCTCCGTCGATTTTTTCTTCGACAGCGACTGAGAAACCGAGCCGCTGGAAGTGGTCGGCAACATCCCTTTGGTATTGTCGCCATGGGACAACTGAACTCATCAACGGGCGGCCTCACCGGCCAGCTCGCGCATTGTATCTGCGTGCTTTTCACATCCGCGGCAACGCCCGCAAGTGTATTCGGCAACGTGGCAGGAGAAAGTTGCCCCCAGCAACGACTTCGGAACACCAGAGTCTCTGATAAGGTCGAC is a window of Rhizobium sp. N324 DNA encoding:
- a CDS encoding anti-phage deoxyguanosine triphosphatase, with the translated sequence MYTDDDRQRQNGEVDKSESWRPPFVRDFGRIIHSASFRRLQGKTQVFPGHESDFFRNRLTHSLEVAQIAEGIADRLNDVFKLALGDKKIDSRLCAAAGLVHDIGHPPFGHNGERALDGKMRLYGGFEGNAQTLRILSRLEKKAKYDAPVEGDFRAGLNLCFRTLAAILKYDTEIPVKRPDAKKPKKGYYASEAKIVAEIKRKVLGGKSLPEGEKLKTVECAIMDIADDIAYSVYDLEDSLKAGFLTPASILATDDDLLKRVAEVVTEQIEDDIGETVTVSKVQATFVAIFSDIFATGEPKTSDDGEARKQDDMANFIGAMRASRDLNMDAGKRMELSSELVKEFINDVELKVNEECPALSKVSLVKETRIKVEILKQYTYLSTIYSNRVKLGEYRGTELVEDIFDALQKENGHLLMPDDVRKQVQDAGKDEALKARHICDFVAGMTDRYAVEFWARLRSDAAESMFKPI
- a CDS encoding ORC-CDC6 family AAA ATPase, with the translated sequence MQNPFGPNRIEYESRPVLWFSQKSREISKAKKPIFVSGTRGSGKTSILRSLSTFHILEDANLAKQVGILPWYGVFFQLNETFSPLIDNAALTLIPGPIRLDPEAVKNRQFVIFSHYLELKIIERLLETISALREEGNLGYTGTEDRDAALAIHREVLHFLEIGGRQDFFGLGELRRLVSRYIDNCFNAFFVGSEKAREMFFATDPGSLINKVVKAISPLISGPAFATDQPLQFKIMIDDCEALTPLQQQFLNTIVRKTRGEVKWVLAFIGGIYDTIRTVIPGQSLSSADRDVENLDSATDSEFATLCQNVASLRLFYALPEPLKDELRRNDPLTAFSLRNRLGKMSVNQIIERVIESGSSEGRQRLVRIAEDARHFFEMHVTKAERGQFPLNSKAGLYVEGLALAQLSEDVRPKPERRVDTVLLKRVIARKQGWAFLEACRILRLHEYPYVGYQMIIQLSDLCIRDFLDIMGAIYSEEVSGTSPKRLLEFINSDHPVNLEKQRSAVTAASEKKLQGLASLSQPFEEESVRMVRALGRLTSRLQTDVIERQAATTTERGLFRINRAEMRALAAGLDPIGTKIDEILRRAEKDGFIREVSEKGKLEAAEHNPEANEITVRLHRRFAPHFQFSYRGPYVVNVLPAGRVVELLLNRSQTAEEWADSVLDELFPPADDVGLRQGSLFEVRDR
- a CDS encoding metallophosphoesterase family protein, whose amino-acid sequence is MRRVRILQIGDIHYPDWRLHQSNLDAKDRQFAPGITDGLRRSSFPAILRKIGQLSTGPSCHGVVFVGDFTTAGRSEYLEGVFRHFTLLCRRNGKEIETPLLFVPGNHDVNRADARDLGRLEKFRAMAQLAAKYHWEKVPSEQPVQVKLTGKDCSLNLILLNTAVGSWELHNLPEFLRDKLQAADTHTAALDLGSLPGAEVDPSAAPTIPPAKLVEQYYGQLDTPYVMPQMLDAVQRTLDEGDATFGVLVGHHNLLPQKIPRISPYGEMLNAGFVRSQILGLNRPIVYLHGHIHQDPVEVVSDPRLPDSKLVLISAPEIKDGFNEIVFYISEHDDLVGIRLIPHRARSEDGTLVEAAHCFISTISPSRANIDSKIYELFRRLKQYKEERSGDLLFWNEVQDLAGFDFQGEALEDALIMLHASHWIEIDDLNRPNKSWRIRVKGN
- a CDS encoding restriction endonuclease; its protein translation is MSSVVPWRQYQRDVADHFQRLGFSVAVEEKIDGARGSHVVDVVARIEMFGVLVCWIVECKLWNRPVEKENVLSLFQIAQDVGADRAFLMSESGFQAGAVRHVINTNVTLASLEELNELSQQALTKLIIGRLRRDIFTARERLYPILWAIQDKPSDQLGGTYAIVVNLLAACLETEMTLDRAVGNVYPFRYNAHFTGSQKVTVMSEVELAQLMSTDMAEVTDRVARVEADYQGLVETIHSAR
- a CDS encoding DUF4304 domain-containing protein — its product is MGEIARSIDQVIKLGFADLLKVRGFKKTGRNWHRADGENWLIVNVQASSSNSGKNGKFVVNLGVYVAAVAALAGKVEMHGKPKEYESTIRERLGSLAYGEDHWWAIESGSNLDLISADLVEKMLSVGFPWLETHRDISHLAAALRNSPSLLSVSAAWLAGDKDEASRRLRGAIERRPAARERFSAWAINNGVAL